The Anaplasmataceae bacterium AB001_6 genome has a segment encoding these proteins:
- the fliF gene encoding flagellar M-ring protein FliF has product MLWDKVKLVPKKQIYFGLLGAVLFFFSLFFLSSNRTNLALLYKPSDATEIAELLYVLNKSGINYVQKEGAIYVNSENLQTARITLAEEGLPRNGSTIGYEIFNKSEFLGTSNFAQNVNLLRALEGELSRTLSSFESIKNARVHLVLPKKELFMQSKHIPSASVTLQLYKDGDLSKKEIKAISHLVASAVPELDINNITIVGTDGRNYKLADGEEEHGSSSMYEYKITLERQIKDSIENLGFKTVGYGKIAAEVSIDIDMKYQITDSEIYDPNQQVIRSSHVLNEEGSETSGSSANVSVQNNIPNQSPTQQSGGDASNNRKTEEMFNYEISRSINKISYFPGSIKNISIGILVDGEYEADADGVIQYKPRSDEFIESFKTLVVSAVGIDYDRGDKLEIVNIKFSEDDILESGELGFINDIEDIYPIVSTVVYGIVAILGMFIFSRPIVSVINQIYGAKNTKDANNILVDEIGNQIEDDANKQETSKFEEDGEEAGDFLSALEENEDIDLYGINLDNTDRNMSIIHAFIAKRPDTFVNVLRSMIFNDEKNPK; this is encoded by the coding sequence ATGTTGTGGGATAAGGTTAAATTAGTTCCTAAAAAGCAAATATATTTTGGTTTGTTGGGAGCAGTTCTATTTTTTTTCTCGCTGTTTTTTCTTTCTTCTAATAGAACTAATTTAGCTCTTTTATATAAACCTTCAGATGCTACAGAGATTGCAGAGCTGCTTTATGTTCTTAATAAATCTGGTATTAATTATGTTCAGAAAGAAGGAGCAATTTATGTTAATTCTGAGAATTTGCAAACAGCAAGAATTACTCTCGCTGAGGAAGGATTGCCACGTAATGGGAGTACTATAGGATATGAAATTTTCAATAAAAGTGAATTTTTAGGAACATCAAATTTTGCACAGAATGTTAATCTATTGCGTGCTTTGGAAGGGGAATTAAGTAGGACATTATCTTCGTTTGAATCTATTAAAAACGCAAGAGTGCATCTTGTTTTGCCTAAAAAAGAACTGTTTATGCAGTCTAAGCATATTCCATCTGCATCTGTTACTTTACAGCTTTATAAAGATGGAGATTTATCAAAAAAAGAAATAAAGGCGATCAGCCACCTTGTTGCATCAGCAGTGCCAGAACTCGATATAAATAACATAACAATTGTTGGTACTGATGGAAGAAATTATAAGCTTGCTGATGGAGAAGAGGAACATGGTTCTAGTTCCATGTATGAATATAAAATAACCTTGGAGCGCCAAATTAAAGATTCTATCGAAAATTTGGGATTCAAAACTGTTGGATATGGCAAAATAGCTGCGGAAGTTTCTATTGATATAGATATGAAATATCAAATAACAGATTCTGAGATATATGATCCCAATCAGCAAGTTATTCGTTCTAGCCATGTTCTTAATGAAGAGGGTAGCGAAACTAGTGGGAGTTCTGCAAATGTTTCTGTACAAAATAATATTCCTAACCAAAGCCCTACTCAGCAGTCTGGGGGAGATGCTAGCAACAATAGAAAAACAGAGGAAATGTTTAATTATGAAATTTCACGTTCTATTAATAAGATAAGTTATTTTCCAGGGTCTATAAAAAATATATCTATTGGAATATTGGTAGATGGTGAATATGAGGCTGATGCAGACGGCGTTATACAGTATAAACCACGTAGTGATGAATTTATTGAATCCTTTAAGACTTTAGTAGTTTCTGCTGTGGGGATAGATTATGACAGAGGTGATAAATTAGAGATAGTTAATATTAAATTTTCTGAAGATGATATTTTAGAAAGTGGAGAATTAGGTTTCATAAATGATATAGAAGATATATATCCAATAGTTAGTACCGTAGTTTATGGAATAGTAGCAATTTTAGGAATGTTTATATTTTCACGTCCTATTGTGTCAGTGATAAATCAAATTTATGGTGCAAAAAATACGAAAGATGCGAATAATATATTAGTGGATGAAATAGGAAATCAAATTGAAGATGATGCAAATAAGCAAGAGACTTCAAAATTTGAGGAAGATGGTGAAGAAGCAGGGGATTTTTTAAGTGCTCTGGAAGAAAATGAAGATATAGATTTATATGGAATCAATCTGGATAATACTGATAGAAATATGAGTATAATACATGCTTTTATAGCCAAAAGACCAGATACTTTTGTGAATGTTTTAAGATCAATGATTTTTAATGATGAAAAAAATCCCAAATGA
- a CDS encoding RNA pyrophosphohydrolase: protein MGIYRKNVGIVLFNKDNYVFVGQRIDHKNIWQMPQGGVESGETLEEAAFREISEEVGLERDKVQLIACSDRSFRYEIPKDSISRKKFIDRDKYIGQEQNWLLFKFLGRDEDINIMREPREFRAWCWVHHLKVNDISTAFKRVVYEEVLQEFSVYL, encoded by the coding sequence ATGGGTATATATCGGAAAAATGTTGGGATCGTTTTGTTTAATAAAGATAATTATGTGTTTGTGGGGCAGCGTATAGATCACAAAAATATTTGGCAAATGCCTCAGGGTGGAGTTGAATCTGGAGAGACTCTAGAAGAAGCTGCGTTTCGTGAAATTTCTGAAGAAGTAGGCTTGGAAAGGGATAAAGTTCAATTAATAGCTTGTAGTGATAGATCTTTTCGTTATGAGATACCTAAAGACAGCATTAGCAGAAAGAAGTTTATAGATCGAGATAAATATATTGGTCAAGAACAAAATTGGTTGTTATTTAAATTTTTAGGAAGAGATGAAGATATCAACATAATGCGTGAACCTAGAGAATTTCGTGCTTGGTGTTGGGTGCATCATTTGAAAGTGAATGATATATCAACTGCATTTAAACGTGTTGTTTATGAAGAAGTATTACAAGAATTTAGTGTTTATCTATAA
- a CDS encoding 3'-5' exonuclease, which yields MNFRDVVVFDIETIPDVECCESLTGKQFTSDVEARDFMIQYHHESTGNDFLRQPFHKIVMLSILHAKVSEEGFLSMKKISSIGLDNNTEHDIVKHFFSIFRPGKFLPIIVSFNGKIFDLPVLKYRAMKHFIQLGHFHSAGDKWNSYNQRYTGLDWHCDLLEFLSDYKASAPVKMLEICSLLNIPCKIEGVDGSQVTTLYDKGEWEKLKDYCVSDVMSTYLIYLRTLHSRGSISSEGYNLSIESFMAYLKSNISNVPSYQIYLENWAILCDHTFIIDV from the coding sequence ATGAATTTTCGTGATGTAGTTGTATTTGATATTGAGACGATACCTGATGTGGAATGTTGTGAATCCTTAACGGGGAAGCAATTTACATCAGATGTTGAAGCTCGGGATTTTATGATACAATATCATCACGAATCAACAGGTAATGACTTTTTAAGACAGCCTTTTCATAAGATAGTTATGCTTAGTATTTTGCATGCAAAAGTCTCAGAAGAAGGGTTTTTGTCTATGAAGAAGATTTCATCGATTGGTCTAGATAATAATACAGAACATGATATCGTAAAACATTTTTTCTCTATTTTTAGACCAGGGAAATTTTTGCCTATTATTGTCAGTTTTAATGGTAAAATTTTCGATCTACCAGTTCTGAAGTATAGAGCTATGAAGCATTTTATACAATTGGGCCATTTTCACTCTGCTGGAGATAAATGGAATTCCTATAATCAGCGATATACCGGTCTTGATTGGCATTGTGATTTATTAGAATTTCTCTCTGATTATAAGGCTTCTGCTCCAGTTAAGATGCTAGAAATTTGTTCATTGTTAAATATCCCTTGTAAAATTGAAGGAGTTGATGGTTCTCAGGTGACTACTCTGTATGATAAAGGTGAATGGGAAAAATTAAAGGATTATTGTGTATCTGATGTTATGAGTACCTATCTAATCTATTTGAGAACATTACATAGCAGAGGTTCAATTTCTTCAGAAGGATATAATCTTTCTATTGAGAGTTTTATGGCCTACCTTAAGAGTAATATTTCTAATGTTCCTAGCTATCAAATATATCTAGAAAATTGGGCTATTTTATGTGATCATACATTTATAATTGATGTATAA
- a CDS encoding DUF721 domain-containing protein, with protein sequence MFQKCLQNVLSTVEVSFGKYNSELFYNWNDIVGESLSNLCQPHKIVFSDDEKAVLYVKSQDISSIRLRLSYMTDDMIKMINNHFKFCFISQIRII encoded by the coding sequence ATGTTTCAAAAATGTCTGCAAAATGTTCTTTCCACCGTTGAAGTATCTTTTGGAAAATATAATTCTGAATTATTCTACAACTGGAATGATATTGTTGGAGAGTCTTTGTCAAATCTTTGCCAGCCACATAAAATTGTTTTTTCTGACGATGAAAAAGCTGTTTTATATGTTAAATCTCAAGATATTAGTTCAATAAGACTAAGATTAAGTTATATGACCGATGATATGATAAAGATGATTAATAATCATTTTAAATTTTGCTTTATTTCACAGATTAGGATTATTTAG
- the carA gene encoding glutamine-hydrolyzing carbamoyl-phosphate synthase small subunit — protein sequence MIYSACNNQFVDSFIQFSDGSREECFALEGFTESIIGELCFTTGMSGYQHSITDPSFANQILVFSTSHIGNIGINYLDNESRLPFIKCVVLDNEPFTGFHYQSYTSMVKFLSEKKIAVLVGANTRRLVRYIRSNPASSVFVAMGEKAYNTTVTDAQKSIMDYGNVTGFDMAAECTSDHVETYESYDSNSQIRIAVIDFGAKDGIVRSLRDFANVHVFPSKEGLYETLLEDKFDGIVLSNGPGDPSKTFENLQDDLCKIIDDERWVIFGICLGHQIIGIRYGAKCEKMFVGHRGSNHPVVCLNSNRSFITSQNHGFAILSEGLDDSQIEITHSSLIDNSIEGIRSRDGRIFSVQYHPEANPGTYDVLFLFEQLKDEINNR from the coding sequence GTGATTTACAGTGCCTGTAATAACCAATTTGTCGATTCTTTTATACAATTCTCTGATGGCTCTAGAGAAGAGTGTTTTGCTTTAGAAGGTTTTACAGAGTCCATAATAGGGGAATTGTGCTTTACTACTGGGATGTCTGGTTATCAACATAGTATTACAGATCCTTCTTTTGCAAATCAGATTCTGGTCTTTTCTACTTCACATATTGGTAATATCGGGATTAATTATCTTGATAATGAATCTAGATTACCCTTCATCAAGTGTGTTGTTTTAGATAATGAACCTTTTACGGGTTTTCATTATCAAAGTTATACTAGTATGGTAAAGTTTTTATCTGAAAAAAAGATTGCTGTTTTAGTTGGAGCAAATACTAGAAGATTAGTTAGGTATATCAGAAGTAACCCTGCTTCCAGTGTTTTTGTTGCTATGGGTGAGAAAGCATATAACACAACTGTTACAGATGCTCAAAAATCGATTATGGATTATGGTAATGTAACAGGTTTTGATATGGCTGCGGAATGTACATCTGATCATGTTGAAACTTATGAATCATACGATAGTAATAGTCAGATTCGTATTGCGGTTATTGATTTTGGCGCTAAGGATGGCATAGTACGTAGTTTACGTGACTTTGCGAATGTTCATGTTTTTCCATCGAAAGAAGGATTATATGAAACTTTACTCGAAGATAAATTTGATGGAATTGTTTTAAGTAATGGCCCAGGAGACCCTTCCAAAACATTTGAAAATCTGCAAGATGATCTTTGTAAAATTATCGATGATGAAAGATGGGTGATATTTGGTATATGTTTAGGGCACCAAATCATCGGTATTAGATATGGTGCAAAGTGTGAAAAGATGTTTGTAGGGCATAGGGGTTCTAACCACCCTGTTGTGTGTTTAAATAGCAATAGATCTTTTATAACCAGTCAAAATCATGGATTTGCTATATTATCAGAAGGATTAGATGATTCCCAAATAGAGATTACGCATTCTTCTTTGATTGATAACAGCATTGAAGGTATACGAAGTAGAGATGGTAGAATATTTTCTGTTCAATATCATCCTGAAGCTAATCCTGGAACATACGATGTACTGTTTTTATTTGAACAATTAAAGGATGAAATTAATAATCGATGA
- the hemC gene encoding hydroxymethylbilane synthase translates to MECIKIGSRSSTLAIKQAEIAKNMLESLGHKCDIIGIKTSGDRIRSKISEYGGKALFVKKIEEKLLNKTIHLAVHSLKDIPAFIDDRLSIPCTLKRNFPNDVLISKKFSSINELKHNAIIGTSSYRRQTFLEDKCKFINIRGNIDSRIEKTLLLDGIILAQAGIERINIKNHIRDNLKMKMSQINTAQFIPSPGQGTIALQCRKDDDYIMNIISQISDKETMLCSIAERAFMKYLNADCTVPMAAYAFIESDKIVFNSMLRTKKGIFYNKTTDKIERAKEIGTENAKKLCLNSDYK, encoded by the coding sequence ATGGAATGTATTAAAATTGGGTCGAGAAGTAGTACACTTGCGATTAAACAGGCAGAAATAGCAAAAAATATGCTTGAATCACTGGGACATAAGTGTGATATCATAGGGATCAAAACTTCCGGCGATAGAATCAGGTCGAAAATTAGCGAATACGGAGGGAAAGCTCTGTTTGTAAAAAAAATCGAAGAAAAATTATTAAACAAAACAATACATCTGGCAGTACATTCTCTAAAAGATATTCCAGCATTTATTGATGATAGATTATCTATACCCTGTACTCTAAAAAGAAATTTTCCTAATGATGTTTTAATATCCAAAAAATTTAGCTCTATAAATGAATTAAAACATAATGCAATAATAGGCACCTCTTCTTATCGTAGGCAAACTTTTTTAGAAGATAAGTGTAAATTCATTAATATAAGAGGTAACATTGATTCTAGGATAGAAAAAACCCTTTTATTAGATGGAATAATATTAGCACAAGCTGGAATTGAAAGAATAAATATTAAAAATCATATTCGTGATAATTTGAAAATGAAAATGTCGCAAATAAATACTGCCCAATTTATTCCATCACCTGGTCAAGGCACAATAGCTTTGCAGTGTAGGAAGGATGATGATTATATAATGAATATTATTAGTCAGATATCTGATAAAGAAACGATGTTGTGCAGCATTGCAGAAAGAGCATTTATGAAGTATCTTAATGCAGACTGTACTGTTCCAATGGCTGCGTATGCATTTATTGAATCAGATAAAATAGTATTTAATTCTATGCTAAGAACAAAAAAAGGAATATTTTATAACAAGACAACAGATAAAATTGAAAGAGCAAAAGAAATAGGAACAGAAAATGCAAAAAAATTATGCCTAAATTCAGATTATAAATAG
- a CDS encoding UvrD-helicase domain-containing protein, with translation MSKNIDSYALDIQNSVWIDANAGSGKTHLLTFRIIKMLLMGKRNILCLTFTNAAREEMFSRISQKLTNLASLSDEDLNLECKNIIGYFPHNNVLNNARILHNSFRSYVNIHTIHSFCISLLRDENLLGNFQILTENKDFLYKRSLISVLSSEKNEILKLDFSRLLKIFDDLFCNFHITNFQDSKAITDFFYSSLCDLYQFETTDLSEIDNEISGAVDLLTQNLELYINSYEPTESLQKFYNKLKASKSDLSEIFLTKTLSPRKKMIKKKDKLPEICLQLIFDIQQLLQKKKNAEFERSIISDTQELIELICKVSRHYFWLKGGKITYDEILYFFLLYTKDHERSGIIFALYGNVEHVLIDESQDNSFLQWEIIRKIAWDILSQHRDNTIFVVGDIKQSIYNFQGSKPEYFIKSRIQFTQYLNTLNKNIHYAQSQNSYRSSRLVLDFLDTLINSNDNLHKHLNNDTDVDIKHYAVHDKYGEINIYFPKKKDVLEDDFIRSLLLGYQDSSEYQTAKNVVDKILSYVDQKVDLSDIMILVRKRVSNFYRYLTHLLNCAKLPYSVDKIDSNNIVIKWVSLIAKFLLSPNDHSILISLLRFPPFCLSEEDIFKICNAKISVEKGILYTINSHYAENYTILSSWLYSRDESVFFILKRIFNIEMLNAIDDFFGFGSSNIIDSFLSQIREISDFTTLLNILPSLSFNIEYNNTKHSAIRLRTVHNAKGLQAPIIIFADKDSYDVNPLGSTLISQNNNIFLHSNDGWGGFLSDDDETLPIFRFIYQQKQILEKELYGEYLRCIYVALTRAESILNLFFWSSEKASSKQNESLCSILYDNKEKLCHYFNNKHNYALSCAENNFSIQYGDKFVSGDILVQKKTIDKGRLIELKFNPINETEDRQKSKINIASDRGKFIHMLFEHVMYINFDKQDAWIKNMLNQHIGSCLLKDDLSYLTYKIKLSVRLCKENFSGEEFSEIEFIDANNNIKRIDRFYIDKTRKLISILELKTGHYVRSSDYYQQAIGYVNILRNIYSDYNIIAYIFWFDYGFFEEIYKTNCGN, from the coding sequence ATGTCAAAAAATATTGATTCATACGCTTTGGATATTCAAAATTCTGTTTGGATAGATGCAAATGCTGGAAGTGGTAAGACCCATTTGTTGACGTTTCGTATAATAAAAATGTTATTGATGGGAAAGCGCAATATATTGTGTCTTACTTTTACAAATGCTGCTAGAGAAGAAATGTTTAGCAGGATAAGTCAAAAACTAACTAATTTAGCTTCTTTATCAGATGAAGATCTAAATTTAGAATGTAAGAATATTATTGGTTATTTTCCTCATAATAACGTTTTAAACAATGCTCGGATTCTACATAATAGTTTTCGAAGCTACGTCAATATACATACAATACATTCCTTTTGTATTTCCTTGTTGCGTGATGAAAATCTGTTAGGGAATTTTCAAATTCTTACGGAAAATAAAGATTTTTTATATAAGCGCTCATTAATTTCAGTATTATCAAGTGAAAAAAATGAAATATTGAAGTTGGACTTTTCTAGATTATTAAAGATATTCGATGATCTATTTTGTAATTTTCATATTACAAATTTTCAAGATTCCAAGGCAATTACAGATTTCTTCTACTCTTCTTTATGCGATTTGTATCAATTTGAAACAACAGATTTATCTGAAATAGACAATGAGATATCTGGGGCTGTGGATTTGTTAACTCAAAATCTGGAATTATATATAAATTCCTATGAACCTACAGAATCTTTACAAAAATTTTATAACAAATTAAAAGCATCAAAAAGTGATTTATCTGAGATATTTTTAACCAAGACACTATCACCAAGAAAGAAGATGATCAAAAAAAAAGATAAATTACCAGAGATTTGTTTGCAATTGATTTTTGATATTCAGCAATTATTACAGAAGAAAAAAAATGCTGAATTTGAAAGAAGTATAATATCTGATACACAAGAATTGATAGAATTGATATGTAAGGTTTCCCGTCATTATTTTTGGCTAAAGGGCGGTAAGATAACTTATGATGAGATATTATATTTCTTCTTGTTATATACAAAAGATCATGAACGAAGTGGTATAATTTTTGCCTTATACGGTAATGTGGAACATGTCTTGATTGATGAATCACAAGATAATTCTTTTTTGCAGTGGGAAATAATACGCAAAATCGCTTGGGATATATTATCTCAGCATAGAGATAATACAATTTTTGTTGTTGGCGATATTAAACAATCTATTTATAATTTTCAGGGTTCTAAGCCAGAGTATTTTATAAAAAGCCGTATACAATTTACTCAATATTTAAATACTTTGAACAAAAATATTCATTATGCTCAATCTCAGAATTCATATCGATCTTCTCGACTTGTTTTGGATTTTTTAGACACATTGATAAATTCCAATGATAATTTACATAAGCACTTAAATAATGATACAGATGTTGATATTAAACACTATGCAGTTCATGATAAATATGGGGAAATAAACATCTATTTTCCTAAGAAAAAAGATGTTCTAGAAGATGATTTTATAAGATCTTTATTGCTTGGATATCAAGATAGTTCGGAGTATCAGACAGCAAAAAATGTTGTAGATAAAATACTGAGTTATGTAGATCAGAAAGTAGATTTAAGCGATATCATGATCTTAGTTAGAAAAAGAGTTTCAAACTTTTATCGCTATTTGACTCATTTGTTAAATTGTGCCAAATTACCTTATTCAGTTGATAAAATAGATAGCAATAACATCGTTATTAAGTGGGTTTCACTTATAGCAAAATTCTTATTATCACCTAATGATCATAGTATTCTAATTTCGTTATTGAGATTCCCTCCTTTTTGTCTTTCAGAAGAAGATATCTTTAAAATATGCAATGCTAAAATCAGTGTGGAAAAAGGTATTTTATACACTATTAACTCTCATTACGCTGAAAATTATACAATCCTTTCTTCCTGGCTATACAGTAGAGATGAATCAGTATTTTTCATCTTGAAAAGGATATTCAATATAGAAATGTTAAACGCTATAGATGATTTCTTTGGATTCGGGAGTAGCAATATTATTGATTCTTTTTTATCTCAAATTAGAGAAATATCTGATTTCACTACTCTTTTGAATATATTGCCTTCTCTTAGTTTTAACATTGAATACAATAACACAAAACATAGTGCTATAAGATTAAGAACAGTACATAATGCAAAGGGTTTGCAAGCGCCAATTATAATTTTTGCGGATAAAGATTCTTATGATGTTAATCCTTTAGGGAGTACGTTAATTTCTCAAAATAATAATATTTTTTTGCATAGCAATGACGGTTGGGGAGGTTTCTTATCTGATGATGATGAAACTTTACCTATTTTTCGTTTTATATATCAACAGAAACAAATTTTAGAAAAAGAACTATATGGAGAGTATTTGCGTTGTATATATGTTGCTCTTACTAGGGCGGAGTCAATTTTAAATTTGTTTTTCTGGAGCAGTGAAAAAGCTTCATCCAAGCAAAATGAATCGCTCTGTTCTATATTGTATGATAATAAAGAAAAATTGTGTCATTATTTTAATAATAAGCATAACTATGCTTTATCATGTGCTGAAAATAATTTTTCTATACAATATGGGGATAAATTTGTCTCTGGAGATATATTAGTACAGAAGAAAACAATTGATAAAGGTAGATTAATAGAGCTTAAATTTAACCCAATTAATGAAACAGAAGATAGGCAAAAATCTAAAATAAACATTGCTTCTGATCGTGGGAAATTTATTCATATGCTATTTGAACATGTTATGTATATTAATTTTGATAAACAAGATGCTTGGATAAAAAATATGTTGAATCAGCATATTGGCTCCTGTTTATTAAAAGATGATTTGTCTTATCTAACTTATAAAATTAAGCTGTCTGTTAGATTATGTAAGGAGAATTTTTCGGGAGAGGAATTTTCTGAGATTGAATTTATAGATGCCAATAACAATATAAAGCGTATAGATAGGTTTTATATTGATAAAACGAGAAAACTTATTTCTATTCTAGAGTTGAAAACAGGGCATTATGTGCGTTCTTCTGACTATTATCAACAAGCTATTGGATATGTGAATATCTTAAGAAACATATATAGCGATTACAATATTATTGCCTATATATTTTGGTTTGATTATGGGTTTTTTGAGGAAATTTATAAGACTAATTGTGGGAATTGA
- the recA gene encoding recombinase RecA: MQQDREQALNLAQKQIEKMFGKGSIMRLDQDPIDMESVSTGSLSLDVALGIGGFPLGRIIEIFGPESSGKTTLALHAIAEVHKKGGTCAFIDAEHALDSVYANKLGVQTEKLIVSQPDTGEQALDTVDILVRSGAVDMIVVDSVAALTPRAEIEGEMGDSHMGLQARLLSQALRKITGSVSKSKCTVIFINQIRMKIGVMFGNPETTTGGNALKFYSSIRLDIRRISTIKDKDEAVGNQVKVKVVKNKVAPPFKQVEFDIIFGQGISREGEILDIAVKHDLINKSGAYYSFGDIKLGQGRENVKKFLSENKDIALDIEQKVRNKLLHKADNADTVRADDNTHKEGEMLIKDGIY; encoded by the coding sequence ATGCAACAAGATAGAGAACAAGCTTTGAATTTAGCGCAAAAGCAAATAGAGAAGATGTTTGGAAAAGGTTCTATAATGAGACTAGACCAAGACCCAATAGATATGGAATCTGTTTCAACGGGGTCTCTTTCACTAGATGTGGCTTTGGGTATAGGAGGTTTTCCCTTGGGTAGGATTATCGAAATATTTGGCCCAGAATCTTCAGGTAAAACTACCCTAGCATTACATGCGATTGCAGAAGTTCATAAAAAAGGTGGAACTTGTGCTTTTATAGATGCAGAACATGCATTGGATTCTGTTTATGCTAACAAGCTTGGTGTACAAACTGAGAAATTGATTGTTTCACAGCCTGATACAGGAGAACAAGCACTGGATACAGTAGATATTTTAGTGCGCTCTGGAGCAGTTGATATGATTGTTGTTGATTCAGTAGCTGCATTAACACCTAGAGCAGAAATTGAAGGTGAAATGGGAGATTCTCATATGGGTTTGCAAGCTAGATTGTTAAGTCAGGCTCTGCGAAAAATCACAGGATCTGTTTCTAAATCTAAATGTACTGTGATTTTTATCAATCAAATACGTATGAAAATAGGCGTTATGTTTGGGAATCCAGAAACCACAACAGGTGGAAATGCTCTTAAATTTTATTCTTCGATACGTCTTGATATAAGAAGAATAAGCACTATTAAAGATAAAGATGAAGCAGTAGGAAATCAAGTAAAAGTTAAAGTTGTAAAAAACAAGGTCGCACCTCCATTTAAGCAAGTTGAGTTTGATATAATATTTGGACAAGGTATATCTCGTGAGGGAGAGATATTAGATATTGCAGTTAAACATGATCTGATAAATAAATCCGGGGCTTATTATTCCTTTGGAGATATAAAGCTAGGGCAGGGAAGAGAAAATGTGAAGAAATTTTTATCAGAAAATAAAGATATAGCTTTAGATATTGAACAGAAAGTAAGAAATAAATTGCTTCATAAAGCGGATAATGCCGATACTGTAAGGGCAGATGATAACACTCATAAAGAAGGAGAAATGTTAATTAAAGACGGAATATATTAG
- the pdhA gene encoding pyruvate dehydrogenase (acetyl-transferring) E1 component subunit alpha: MNKLKISDEKLLQMYHDMVLIRSSEAKIADAYLQGKIGGFCHLYDGQEAIGIAIEYLKGEFDYLITGYRCHGMMIACGADPYIIFAELLGKKDGISKGKGGSMHMFAPENNFYGGHGIVGSQISLGTGIAFANKYKGNGGVCFSCVGDGGMNQGQVYESFNMAAIWNLPVIYVIENNMYGMGTKINRVSPTEDLFNRGASFEIPGIKVDQMDLFNSLDALSEAKEHAMNKGPIIVEFKTYRYRGHSMSDPAKYRSKDEVKEMRKIDPMILLENYLLENKICDADKVKIIKSDINKQVAESMKKAEEAPEASVESLTEDVYCNPEMEI, from the coding sequence ATGAATAAGCTTAAAATAAGTGATGAGAAATTGTTACAGATGTATCATGATATGGTGCTGATTAGGTCATCTGAAGCAAAAATAGCAGATGCTTATCTTCAAGGAAAAATAGGGGGGTTTTGTCATTTATATGATGGTCAAGAAGCTATTGGTATTGCAATAGAGTATTTAAAAGGAGAATTTGATTATCTTATCACAGGTTATAGGTGTCACGGTATGATGATTGCTTGTGGTGCTGATCCATATATAATATTTGCTGAATTATTAGGCAAAAAAGATGGTATTTCAAAGGGGAAGGGTGGTTCCATGCACATGTTTGCTCCTGAGAATAATTTTTATGGTGGGCATGGAATTGTAGGTTCACAAATATCACTTGGAACTGGAATTGCATTTGCTAATAAATACAAAGGAAATGGAGGTGTATGTTTTAGTTGCGTTGGAGATGGTGGTATGAATCAAGGGCAGGTGTATGAATCATTTAATATGGCTGCTATATGGAATTTACCGGTTATATATGTTATTGAAAATAATATGTATGGTATGGGAACAAAGATAAATAGAGTATCTCCAACAGAAGATCTATTTAATAGAGGAGCATCATTTGAAATTCCTGGAATAAAAGTTGATCAGATGGATTTGTTTAATTCTTTAGATGCATTATCAGAAGCTAAAGAACATGCCATGAATAAGGGGCCGATAATAGTTGAATTTAAAACTTATAGGTATAGAGGGCATTCAATGTCTGATCCTGCGAAATATAGATCTAAGGATGAGGTAAAAGAAATGAGAAAAATAGATCCTATGATACTGTTGGAGAATTATTTGCTGGAAAATAAGATCTGTGATGCTGATAAGGTAAAGATCATTAAAAGTGATATTAATAAACAAGTTGCTGAAAGCATGAAGAAAGCAGAAGAAGCACCAGAAGCTTCTGTAGAATCTTTAACTGAGGATGTCTATTGTAATCCTGAAATGGAGATATAA